A window from Halopelagius inordinatus encodes these proteins:
- the wecB gene encoding non-hydrolyzing UDP-N-acetylglucosamine 2-epimerase, whose amino-acid sequence MTDSVGDSDDRRVAVVLGTRPEIIKFAPILNECEKRGIECLLIHTGQHYSDGLDQVFFDQLSLPEPDYNLEVGSLGHGEQTGQMLTGIERILLDETPDVVLVQGDTNSTLAGALAATKLHIDVGHVEAGLRSFDREMPEEINRLATDHISDYLFAPTEESRQYLERESVGGEIVVTGNTVVDTLYQYRDVVRRESDVLDEHDLQPGEFYLLTAHRAENVDNPESFEKLLTGVARFAERTGRDVVYPVHPRATSGLEEFDIEVPESIRTIEPLEFLDFLCLESEAALAFTDSGGVQEETCILGTPCVTLRYSTERPETVHVGANCLAGLEPDDICDAAETMVGKSGDWPVPFGDGNASERILDTVAAEEETDVEALEAPT is encoded by the coding sequence ATGACGGACAGTGTCGGCGACTCCGACGACCGACGAGTGGCCGTCGTATTGGGAACTCGCCCGGAGATCATCAAGTTCGCTCCGATCCTCAACGAATGTGAGAAGCGAGGGATAGAGTGTCTCCTCATCCACACGGGGCAACACTACTCCGACGGCCTCGACCAGGTGTTCTTCGACCAGTTGTCTCTGCCCGAACCCGACTACAACCTCGAAGTGGGTTCGCTGGGGCACGGAGAGCAGACGGGACAGATGCTCACGGGCATCGAGCGAATTCTCCTCGACGAGACGCCGGACGTCGTCTTAGTGCAGGGTGATACGAACTCGACGCTCGCGGGCGCACTCGCGGCGACGAAACTCCACATCGACGTGGGGCACGTCGAGGCCGGTCTGCGGAGTTTCGACCGGGAGATGCCCGAGGAGATAAACAGACTCGCTACCGACCACATCTCCGATTACCTCTTTGCGCCGACCGAAGAGAGCCGACAGTACCTCGAACGCGAGTCGGTCGGCGGCGAAATCGTCGTCACCGGAAACACCGTCGTCGATACGTTGTACCAGTACCGAGACGTCGTCCGAAGAGAGAGCGACGTGCTCGACGAACACGACCTTCAGCCCGGGGAGTTCTACCTTCTCACGGCACACCGCGCGGAGAACGTAGACAACCCGGAATCGTTCGAGAAGCTCCTGACCGGCGTCGCGCGGTTCGCCGAACGCACCGGACGCGACGTCGTCTACCCGGTACACCCGCGAGCGACGTCGGGGTTAGAGGAGTTCGACATCGAGGTACCCGAATCGATACGCACGATCGAACCGCTCGAATTCTTGGACTTCCTCTGTCTGGAATCCGAGGCCGCGTTGGCGTTCACCGACTCCGGCGGCGTTCAAGAGGAGACCTGTATCCTCGGTACGCCCTGCGTGACGCTTCGGTACAGTACGGAGCGTCCCGAGACGGTTCACGTCGGCGCGAACTGCCTCGCCGGGTTGGAACCCGACGACATCTGCGACGCCGCCGAGACGATGGTCGGCAAGAGCGGAGACTGGCCGGTCCCGTTCGGAGACGGAAACGCGTCCGAGCGGATACTCGACACCGTCGCCGCCGAAGAAGAGACAGACGTCGAAGCACTGGAGGCACCCACATGA
- a CDS encoding nucleotide sugar dehydrogenase, giving the protein MKLCVHGIGYIGLATGALFANNGHDVVGYDPDEELVAELREGEPRTTEDDLREYVLEAMEKGFEPSTEPVEADCHLICVPTPYDEDAGRADMAYVETAGRAVADLLKPGDTVILESTVPPGTTADVLTPVLAESGLTPGEDFSVAHCPETVLPGNITHELVHNDRIIGGIDAESADRAIALYEPVTEGTIHRAPNATTAEFVKLSQNAYRDVNIAFANELARVAADYGIGSRDAIDLANNHPRVDILNPGPGVGGHCLPIDPWFLGQSSDSLDLVESARRVNDGMSEYVVELLESELGTLDGARIAVLGVAYKGNVDDTRRSPGLRLAETLSSLRPGDQRASAVTDGGTEVDVRLHDPHVEDDGIPLRSLDDSLRDADAIVISADHDAFADIDPERAASLVSNRVVVDATATLDADGWRRAGFEYVSL; this is encoded by the coding sequence ATGAAACTCTGTGTACACGGAATCGGATATATCGGACTCGCGACCGGGGCACTGTTCGCAAACAACGGCCACGACGTCGTCGGATACGACCCCGACGAGGAGTTAGTCGCCGAACTGCGCGAGGGCGAACCCCGCACCACCGAGGATGACCTCCGCGAATACGTGTTGGAGGCGATGGAAAAGGGGTTCGAACCGAGCACCGAACCGGTCGAAGCCGACTGTCACCTCATCTGCGTTCCGACTCCCTACGACGAGGACGCCGGGCGCGCGGACATGGCGTACGTCGAGACGGCGGGTCGAGCCGTCGCAGACCTCCTGAAACCGGGTGACACCGTCATCCTCGAATCGACGGTCCCGCCGGGGACGACGGCGGACGTGTTGACCCCCGTACTGGCGGAGTCGGGACTCACCCCCGGCGAGGATTTCTCCGTCGCGCACTGTCCGGAGACGGTTCTCCCCGGGAACATCACCCACGAACTCGTCCACAACGACCGCATCATCGGCGGAATCGACGCGGAGTCGGCAGACCGGGCTATCGCCCTGTACGAACCGGTGACCGAAGGGACGATTCACCGCGCGCCGAACGCGACGACGGCGGAGTTCGTGAAACTGTCGCAGAACGCCTACCGGGACGTGAACATCGCGTTCGCGAACGAACTGGCGCGGGTCGCCGCGGACTACGGAATCGGCTCGCGCGACGCAATCGACTTGGCTAACAACCACCCGCGCGTCGATATCTTGAACCCCGGACCGGGCGTGGGCGGTCACTGTCTCCCTATCGATCCGTGGTTCCTCGGGCAGTCGTCCGACTCGCTCGACCTCGTAGAGAGCGCTCGGCGCGTCAACGACGGGATGTCGGAGTACGTCGTCGAGTTGCTCGAATCGGAACTCGGAACGCTCGACGGCGCTCGAATCGCGGTGCTCGGCGTCGCGTACAAGGGCAACGTCGACGACACCCGACGCAGTCCCGGCCTCAGACTCGCGGAGACGCTGTCGTCACTTCGACCGGGGGACCAGCGAGCGTCGGCCGTTACGGACGGAGGTACGGAGGTGGACGTCCGCCTGCACGACCCGCACGTCGAGGACGACGGGATACCGCTCCGTTCGTTAGACGACTCACTCCGCGACGCGGACGCTATCGTTATCAGCGCCGACCACGACGCGTTCGCCGACATCGATCCCGAACGCGCGGCGTCGCTCGTCTCGAACCGCGTCGTGGTGGACGCGACGGCTACGCTCGACGCCGACGGATGGCGTCGAGCGGGATTCGAATACGTATCGCTGTAA
- the aglF gene encoding UTP--glucose-1-phosphate uridylyltransferase AglF: MKAVVLAAGKGTRLRPLTDDKPKALVEVGDQPIIEHCLDDLVSLDAEEFVVVVGHKKEQIISRLGDEYRGVPITYAHQREPAGLAHAVLTAEQYIDDDFMLMLGDNIFRANLEDVLAEQRDDSSDAAFLVEEVPWEEASRFGVCVTNDDGEIVEVVEKPDEPVSNLAMTGFYTFSPAIFDACHLVQPSDRGEYELPDAIDLLIRSGRSISTVTLEGWRIDIGYPEDRDEAERRLREVDTDRRVGRSDSASYSDSKEVSVSGDGEDE, from the coding sequence ATGAAAGCAGTCGTTCTCGCCGCCGGCAAAGGGACCCGGCTCCGTCCGTTGACCGACGACAAGCCGAAGGCACTCGTCGAAGTCGGCGACCAGCCGATAATCGAGCACTGCCTCGACGACCTCGTCAGTCTCGACGCAGAGGAGTTCGTCGTCGTCGTCGGACACAAGAAAGAACAGATAATCTCGCGGTTGGGCGACGAGTACCGCGGCGTCCCCATCACGTACGCGCACCAGCGAGAACCGGCAGGACTCGCCCACGCCGTTCTCACCGCAGAACAGTATATCGACGACGACTTCATGCTCATGCTCGGTGACAACATCTTCCGAGCGAACTTAGAGGACGTCCTCGCGGAACAGCGAGACGACTCGTCGGACGCGGCGTTCCTCGTCGAGGAAGTCCCGTGGGAGGAGGCGTCTCGGTTCGGTGTCTGCGTGACCAACGACGACGGCGAGATAGTCGAAGTCGTCGAGAAACCCGACGAACCCGTCTCCAACCTCGCGATGACCGGGTTCTACACGTTTTCTCCGGCCATCTTCGACGCCTGTCACCTCGTTCAACCCTCCGACAGGGGCGAGTACGAACTCCCGGACGCCATCGACCTGTTGATTCGTTCCGGACGGTCCATCTCGACGGTCACACTGGAGGGGTGGCGCATCGACATCGGCTATCCGGAGGACCGAGACGAAGCGGAACGACGCCTGCGCGAAGTCGATACCGACAGGCGAGTCGGGCGGTCGGACTCGGCGTCGTACTCCGACTCGAAAGAAGTGTCAGTCTCCGGCGACGGCGAGGACGAGTAA
- the glmM gene encoding phosphoglucosamine mutase, translating into MFGTSGIRGAVGETVTADLALRIGQAVATDADRVVLGRDVRDSGRMLSDALSVGLRECGTDVVRVGLASTPTVARCVEWLDADAGVIVTASHNPAPDNGIKLWNPSGQAFDGDQTDAITRRIEAGDADRSRWDELGRETEDADAARRHVDTLSAQFETMEDLDVVVDLGNGTGRVTVDALYELDADVNTLDGQPDGRFPARKSEPNAETLSVLRATVPAAGADFGIAHDGDADRMVAVSDTGSYVPGDVLLALFARDVVSSGEKVAVPVDTSLLVSDVVEAEGGEVVYTPVGDVHVAEAVSQSGFVFGGEPSGAWIWPEETLAPDGHHAALRLADLVRREGPLSELVASLDDVRYETCRANVPVEKKSESMARIRDALLAEYDRVDTTDGVRVETEDGWFLVRASGTEPLVRVTAEARDESVATDLLSDARAVVESDGIVA; encoded by the coding sequence ATGTTCGGAACCAGCGGTATCCGCGGAGCGGTCGGTGAGACGGTCACGGCCGACTTGGCGCTTCGAATCGGCCAAGCCGTCGCGACCGACGCGGACCGCGTCGTTCTCGGGAGGGACGTACGAGACTCCGGTCGAATGCTGTCCGACGCACTCAGCGTAGGTCTCCGCGAGTGCGGAACCGACGTCGTCCGCGTGGGCCTCGCGTCGACGCCGACGGTCGCTCGGTGCGTCGAGTGGTTGGACGCTGACGCGGGCGTCATCGTCACCGCCTCGCACAACCCCGCCCCCGACAACGGCATCAAACTCTGGAATCCCTCCGGGCAGGCGTTCGACGGCGACCAGACGGACGCCATCACTCGCCGCATCGAAGCGGGCGACGCCGACCGCTCTCGGTGGGACGAACTCGGCCGAGAGACCGAGGATGCGGACGCGGCCCGCCGCCACGTCGACACCCTGTCGGCTCAGTTCGAGACGATGGAGGACCTCGACGTGGTCGTCGATCTGGGGAACGGGACGGGCCGCGTCACCGTCGATGCGCTCTACGAACTCGACGCCGACGTGAACACGCTCGACGGCCAACCGGACGGGCGATTTCCCGCCCGCAAGAGCGAACCGAACGCAGAAACGCTCTCGGTCCTTCGGGCCACCGTCCCCGCCGCGGGTGCGGACTTCGGTATCGCCCACGACGGCGACGCAGACCGGATGGTCGCCGTCTCAGATACGGGGTCGTACGTCCCCGGCGACGTACTGTTGGCGCTCTTTGCGCGCGACGTCGTCTCCTCGGGCGAGAAAGTCGCCGTCCCGGTGGACACGAGTCTCCTCGTGAGCGACGTCGTCGAAGCGGAGGGCGGAGAGGTGGTCTACACTCCCGTCGGGGACGTACACGTCGCGGAAGCCGTCTCGCAGTCGGGGTTCGTCTTCGGCGGCGAACCGAGCGGAGCGTGGATCTGGCCGGAGGAGACGCTCGCGCCCGACGGCCACCACGCGGCCCTCCGCCTCGCGGACTTGGTTCGACGGGAGGGACCGCTCTCGGAACTCGTCGCGAGTCTCGACGACGTTCGCTACGAAACCTGTCGCGCGAACGTCCCCGTCGAAAAGAAGTCGGAGTCGATGGCTCGGATTCGCGATGCGCTGTTGGCGGAGTACGACCGAGTGGACACCACAGACGGCGTCCGCGTCGAAACTGAAGACGGCTGGTTCCTCGTTCGAGCGAGCGGGACGGAACCGCTCGTCCGGGTGACGGCGGAGGCGAGAGACGAATCGGTCGCGACGGACCTTCTGTCGGACGCTCGCGCCGTCGTCGAGTCCGACGGAATCGTGGCTTAA
- a CDS encoding HalOD1 output domain-containing protein has translation MTAQSEGWGRSRIDYDEGAESYHVACEDSELASTNVVLSISALKGVGPTDLPPLAETVNPDALDRLFSPSAEVEGSVSFEYAGYDVTVNSDGRLEIVPERDAVRRKQQRN, from the coding sequence ATGACCGCACAGTCCGAGGGATGGGGACGGAGCCGTATCGATTACGACGAAGGGGCGGAGTCGTACCACGTTGCGTGCGAGGATTCCGAACTCGCCAGTACCAACGTCGTTCTCAGCATCTCCGCTTTGAAGGGTGTCGGGCCGACTGACTTGCCGCCGCTCGCGGAAACCGTCAATCCGGACGCCCTCGATCGACTGTTCTCTCCGTCGGCCGAGGTAGAAGGGTCGGTATCGTTCGAGTACGCGGGATACGACGTCACGGTCAACTCCGACGGGAGGCTGGAAATCGTCCCCGAACGCGACGCTGTTCGTCGCAAGCAGCAGCGCAACTGA
- a CDS encoding metal-dependent hydrolase codes for MWPWGHLAFGYVVYSLVSRVARRRAPAWPAVAFLALGTQMPDLVDKPLAWTLSILPNGRSFAHSLIFGTLIAVSIVVLLRRLDVRGGLPFAVGYYSHLVGDVVIPVSNGDFADLAFLLWPVLPVPQDHHSSVSILRYILTADLTSRYLLEMGLAGLVGLWWLVDGAPGAAELWRAVRRRVRRHPN; via the coding sequence ATGTGGCCGTGGGGACATCTCGCCTTTGGATACGTCGTCTACTCACTCGTCTCGCGCGTCGCGCGCCGCCGCGCGCCTGCGTGGCCCGCAGTCGCGTTCTTGGCTCTCGGCACGCAGATGCCGGACTTGGTGGACAAACCGTTGGCGTGGACGCTGAGCATCCTCCCGAACGGCCGGTCGTTCGCTCACTCTCTCATATTCGGCACGCTAATCGCCGTCTCGATAGTGGTACTTCTCCGCCGTCTCGACGTCCGGGGTGGATTACCGTTCGCCGTCGGATACTACTCACACCTCGTCGGTGACGTCGTCATCCCGGTATCGAACGGGGATTTCGCGGATCTGGCGTTCCTCCTCTGGCCGGTGCTCCCCGTCCCGCAGGACCACCACTCCTCGGTCAGTATTCTGAGATACATCCTCACTGCCGACCTGACCTCGAGATACCTTCTCGAGATGGGTTTGGCGGGGCTGGTGGGACTGTGGTGGCTCGTCGACGGCGCCCCCGGCGCGGCCGAACTGTGGCGCGCGGTGAGACGACGCGTCCGACGCCATCCGAACTGA
- a CDS encoding sulfatase-like hydrolase/transferase, whose translation MDVVLITAAAARHDYVFDGDGRVIESLPALSTLASDSAAFSRAYSGAPTSKATMRVLLSGTHATDRNTAELPTLLDRFEDAGYATAAFHGNPGNEELASHGFTVPDVESRENGVSDRFRRAVGRRIADDTTLSGALEATNRTLGSSFGVNIASSSFVPGEVVTDRALEWMDQTDGPRFLWVHYGDALPPHQPRPETESESLTSRRATRLTHTCQHDSDELTEEDEADLKRLYRGELQYVDGCIGTLLEGIDSRLGRRERTVAFAGTNGCALGDRGGWYDRGRSLFDECVRVPVFVDGPTCATGEYDFAVSAVDVLPTLVGAAGRDPPTVGAGSDLGSLTDRRVTERQVFARSMDDPGEVMVCNGRWKLLRQQPDGRERLYDRSQGVDEGRDRSGENLPVHRALGHALDCFVESGGLRDRSSFGGGSSPEAIRQSSR comes from the coding sequence ATGGACGTCGTCCTCATCACCGCGGCCGCCGCCCGACACGATTACGTGTTCGACGGCGACGGTCGAGTAATCGAGTCGCTTCCAGCTTTATCTACGCTCGCGTCCGATTCGGCCGCTTTCTCTCGGGCCTATTCGGGGGCACCGACGTCGAAAGCGACGATGCGGGTGCTTCTCTCCGGGACGCACGCGACGGACCGAAACACCGCCGAACTGCCGACACTGCTCGACAGATTCGAAGACGCGGGGTACGCCACGGCGGCCTTCCACGGCAACCCCGGCAACGAGGAGTTGGCGTCTCACGGGTTCACCGTCCCGGACGTCGAGAGCCGAGAGAACGGCGTTTCGGACCGCTTCCGCCGCGCGGTCGGGCGACGCATCGCCGACGATACGACGCTGTCGGGGGCACTCGAGGCGACGAATCGAACGCTCGGGTCGTCGTTCGGCGTCAACATCGCGTCTTCGTCGTTCGTACCGGGAGAGGTTGTGACGGACCGAGCGCTCGAGTGGATGGACCAGACGGACGGTCCGCGCTTCCTCTGGGTGCACTACGGAGACGCCCTCCCGCCGCACCAACCCCGACCGGAGACGGAGAGCGAGTCGCTCACCTCCAGGCGGGCAACTCGCCTCACTCACACCTGTCAACACGACAGCGACGAACTGACCGAGGAGGACGAAGCCGACCTCAAACGGCTCTACCGCGGCGAACTCCAGTACGTCGACGGCTGCATCGGTACGCTGTTGGAGGGTATCGACAGCCGACTCGGTCGGCGAGAGCGAACGGTGGCGTTCGCCGGAACGAACGGGTGTGCTCTCGGTGACCGGGGTGGATGGTACGACCGAGGCCGGTCGCTTTTCGACGAGTGCGTCCGCGTGCCCGTCTTCGTCGATGGCCCGACCTGCGCGACCGGAGAATACGATTTCGCGGTGTCTGCGGTGGACGTGCTTCCGACACTCGTCGGTGCCGCGGGTCGCGACCCACCGACGGTCGGAGCCGGGTCCGACCTCGGGTCGCTCACGGACCGTCGCGTCACGGAGCGACAGGTGTTCGCCCGGTCGATGGATGACCCGGGCGAGGTGATGGTCTGTAACGGTCGGTGGAAACTCCTCCGTCAACAACCGGACGGGCGCGAGAGACTGTACGACCGCAGTCAGGGGGTGGACGAAGGGCGCGACCGGTCGGGGGAGAATCTCCCGGTCCACCGGGCACTGGGGCACGCGCTCGATTGCTTCGTCGAATCGGGCGGCCTCCGCGACCGGTCGAGTTTCGGCGGCGGTAGCTCGCCCGAAGCGATTCGACAATCAAGCCGTTAA